One genomic segment of Coffea arabica cultivar ET-39 chromosome 6e, Coffea Arabica ET-39 HiFi, whole genome shotgun sequence includes these proteins:
- the LOC113697024 gene encoding vacuolar cation/proton exchanger 3-like codes for MASNAETWLLENGNLKCLSKEMRHGVRTAHNMSSSSLRKKSEIALVSKVPYRFVRDFLANLQEVILGTKLSVLFLAIPFAIAAQCNHFGRPWVFALSLLGLTPLAERVSFLTEQIAMYTGPTVGGLLNATCGNATELIIAILALVQHKVDVVKYSLLGSVLSNLLLVLGTSLFCGGLANVTKEQKFDRKQSDVNSMLLLLGLLCHLLPLMLKYSRNSSDVFALETTVVSLSRVSCILMLIAYLAYLVFQLWTHRQFFEAQEDEDEDGDGIAEEKPVIGFWSGFAWLAGMTGVIALLSEYVVATIEAASDTWGLSVSFISLILLPIVGNAAEHAGAIIFAFKNKLDISLGVALGSASQISMFVVPLTVIVAWIIGINMDLDFNLLETGSLALSIIITAFALQDGTSHYMKGLVLLLCYVVIGACFFVSRSPLNQDPANVVDLGMKSSAHGILRV; via the exons ATGGCTTCGAACGCAGAAACATGGCTGTTGGAGAATGGAAACCTGAAGTGCTTGAGCAAGGAGATGAGGCATGGTGTCCGGACAGCCCATAACATGTCATCATCCTCTTTGCGCAAGAAATCTGAAATTGCCCTAGTCTCAAAAGTGCCTTACCGTTTCGTTAGAGACTTTCTGGCTAATCTTCAAGAAGTCATTCTCGGAACAAAGCTTTCTGTCCTCTTTCTTGCAATTCCATTTGCAATCGCCGCTCAATGCAACCACTTCGGAAGA CCGTGGGTTTTTGCGTTGAGCTTGCTTGGACTCACTCCGCTCGCAGAACGCGTCAGCTTCCTCACAGA ACAAATAGCAATGTATACCGGACCAACAG TTGGGGGGCTCCTAAATGCAACCTGTGGAAATGCAACGGAGCTGATTATAGCAATACTGGCACTTGTCCAGCACAAAGTAGACGTGGTGAAGTACTCTCTCTTGGGTTCTGTGCTTTCCAACCTCCTCCTGGTGCtcggaacctctcttttctgcGGTGGCCTCGCCAACGTCACCAAGGAACAAAAGTTTGACAGG AAACAAAGTGATGTGAACTCCATGCTGCTGTTGCTGGGACTGTTATGCCACCTGCTGCCCCTCATGCTTAAATACTCCCGGAATTCATCGGATGTTTTCGCCTTGGAGACAACCGTTGTCTCTTTGTCGAGAGTTAGTTGCATTTTGATGCTCATCGCCTACTTGGCCTATCTTGTTTTCCAGTTATGGACCCATAGACAATTTTTCGAGGCACAAGAG GATGAAGACGAAGACGGTGACGGAATTGCAGAGGAAAAACCAGTGATTGGATTTTGGAGCGGATTTGCTTGGTTGGCAGGCATGACTGGTGTCATTGCTTTACTATCCGAGTATGTTGTGGCCACAATCGAG GCTGCATCCGACACCTGGGGTCTCTCTGTCAGCTTCATCAGTCTAATTTTGCTACCAATTGTTGGAAACGCAGCAGAACACGCCGGAGCCATCATATTTGCTTTCAAGAATAAACTG GATATCTCTTTGGGGGTCGCTCTAGGTTCGGCATCTCAGATTTCCATGTTTGTG GTTCCCTTGACTGTGATTGTTGCTTGGATTATCGGCATCAACATGGATCTTGACTTCAATCTCCTCGAAACCGGTTCTCTTGCTCTATCCATAATTATCACGGCCTTCGCTCTGCAG GACGGGACATCTCACTACATGAAAGGATTAGTACTTCTCTTGTGTTACGTGGTTATTGGAGCGTGCTTTTTTGTTTCCAGATCCCCGCTCA ACCAAGACCCAGCAAATGTTGTCGACTTGGGTATGAAATCATCTGCCCATGGAATCTTGAGAGTTTGA